A genomic region of Candidatus Eisenbacteria bacterium contains the following coding sequences:
- a CDS encoding PEGA domain-containing protein, producing the protein MYSGAVRATVVLSQHRSSQGGMMKLVWCIAGIVLWVSMPFAAPIASAQSATITGTIADSTGEALPSAVIRVDDTSLRATSGASGFYRIEGVPAGTHTLRAVLIGYKPASREVTVGPGETVTADFALSRAPILIPATEVVVGSRAPHTAADELAVPVDVYNSEEIVKQGASETTQILQSLSPSINFPRQSVTDATDVVRPFTLRGLSPDHTLVLINGSRRHQTALVNTFAYGTGAGSSGVDMNAIPASAIDRIEVLRDGASAQYGSDAIAGVVNVVTRKGQFTPFVNVAAGRYTPKDYPDDGTTVDVNGGWGLALGSGSLALFGEFLDRQPTNRAWADRFDTSGNGLADSVNSDGQVVIKRNPVPQPNYHWGDGLEKDVLTYGDLLLPLNGVASSQFYAHGGYSFRKGTGDGYRRYADSDRNWPQIYPLGYLPEFDPNVRDYSAVTGIRARPAGWAVDAGASFGHNDFEYNLRNTLNVSLGPCLDAPCAPGADSILGTADDPGIPNKTSFFAGRLKRDETIGSVNASRAINIGLPSALNVAVGAAYRHEKYQIQRGEFASYVDGGDTTQFGGDAPGGSQVFPGFAPSDEAKASRNNVGVYTDLETNLTPKLLANAAGRFENYSDFGSVVTGKLAARLQPSERITLRAAASTGFRAPGLGQIHFSKVVTNFIGGVPEEIGIFPVDHPASRLLGSKPLKEETSVNLSAGLAVSPRNNLTITADYFNIKINDRILLGATFDDDSTLAILGRGGYSGIAGVQYFTNGLDTRTQGVDVNADLHLPLGGTKKLGIAAGANYTKNKITRVDPLPAVLANSAETGLLDVVTRVAIEEERPDWRGTLTADFSDGEFHALGRGSYYGRFASAQPGYCDDCRETYGAKTLVDAEVGYKFSSMDLSIGARNLFDTYPDHPLDDANNNGGTFPWAAASPFGYNGRYVYVRSAIPLTR; encoded by the coding sequence ATGTACTCTGGCGCTGTCAGGGCTACCGTCGTCCTCAGCCAACACCGCTCATCGCAGGGGGGCATGATGAAGCTCGTGTGGTGCATTGCAGGAATCGTCCTTTGGGTCTCGATGCCGTTCGCGGCTCCCATCGCATCGGCACAGTCGGCGACGATCACCGGTACGATCGCCGACAGCACCGGTGAAGCGCTTCCGTCCGCGGTGATCCGCGTCGACGACACCTCCCTCAGGGCCACGAGCGGCGCCTCCGGTTTCTACCGGATCGAGGGAGTCCCCGCGGGGACGCACACGCTGCGCGCGGTCCTGATCGGATACAAGCCCGCGAGTCGTGAGGTCACCGTCGGCCCGGGCGAAACCGTGACCGCGGACTTCGCCCTTTCGCGCGCGCCCATCCTCATCCCGGCGACCGAGGTCGTGGTCGGATCGCGCGCCCCGCACACGGCCGCGGATGAGCTGGCGGTGCCTGTCGACGTCTACAATTCGGAAGAGATCGTGAAGCAGGGCGCGAGCGAGACGACTCAAATCCTACAGTCCCTGTCGCCGTCGATCAACTTCCCCCGCCAGAGCGTCACCGATGCGACCGACGTGGTGCGGCCGTTCACGCTGCGGGGCTTGAGCCCGGATCATACGCTGGTCCTGATCAACGGCTCGCGGAGGCACCAGACCGCTCTCGTGAACACGTTCGCCTACGGCACCGGCGCGGGGTCGAGTGGCGTCGACATGAACGCGATCCCGGCGAGCGCCATCGACCGGATCGAGGTCCTGCGGGACGGGGCGTCCGCCCAGTACGGCTCCGACGCCATCGCGGGCGTCGTGAACGTGGTCACGAGGAAAGGGCAATTCACGCCCTTCGTGAACGTGGCCGCGGGGCGATACACGCCGAAGGATTACCCGGATGACGGGACGACGGTGGACGTAAACGGCGGGTGGGGTCTGGCCCTCGGGTCCGGCTCGCTCGCACTCTTCGGAGAATTTCTCGACCGGCAGCCTACCAATCGCGCCTGGGCGGACCGCTTTGACACGAGCGGGAACGGCCTCGCCGATTCCGTCAACAGCGACGGGCAGGTCGTCATCAAGCGAAACCCCGTTCCCCAGCCAAACTATCACTGGGGAGACGGCCTCGAGAAAGACGTGCTCACCTACGGCGACCTTCTCTTGCCGCTGAATGGCGTTGCCTCGAGCCAGTTCTACGCCCACGGGGGGTACAGCTTCCGCAAGGGGACGGGTGACGGGTACAGGCGCTACGCCGACAGCGATCGGAACTGGCCCCAGATTTATCCGCTGGGCTATCTGCCGGAATTCGATCCGAACGTGAGGGACTACTCCGCCGTGACCGGAATCCGGGCTCGACCCGCGGGTTGGGCTGTCGATGCGGGCGCCTCGTTCGGGCACAACGATTTCGAGTACAACTTGCGTAACACCCTCAACGTATCCCTTGGACCGTGCCTCGACGCACCGTGCGCACCGGGAGCGGACAGCATCCTGGGCACCGCGGACGACCCGGGCATCCCGAACAAGACTTCATTCTTCGCCGGGCGATTGAAGCGTGACGAAACCATAGGGTCCGTAAACGCATCCCGCGCCATCAACATTGGACTCCCTTCCGCGCTCAACGTCGCTGTCGGCGCCGCCTATCGCCACGAGAAGTACCAAATCCAACGCGGAGAGTTCGCGTCCTATGTCGACGGCGGGGACACCACGCAATTCGGCGGGGACGCGCCTGGGGGCTCGCAGGTCTTTCCGGGTTTCGCGCCCTCCGACGAGGCGAAGGCGAGTCGAAATAACGTCGGCGTCTACACGGACCTCGAAACCAACCTCACGCCCAAACTCCTCGCGAACGCCGCGGGGCGGTTCGAGAACTACAGCGACTTCGGCTCGGTGGTCACCGGAAAGCTGGCAGCGCGCCTTCAGCCCTCGGAACGAATCACGCTTCGCGCGGCGGCCAGCACCGGATTTCGAGCGCCCGGCCTCGGCCAGATTCACTTCAGCAAGGTCGTGACCAATTTCATCGGCGGCGTCCCCGAGGAGATCGGGATCTTCCCGGTCGATCACCCCGCCTCGCGCCTGCTCGGCTCCAAACCGCTCAAGGAGGAGACCTCGGTGAACCTGAGCGCGGGCCTCGCCGTGAGCCCGCGTAACAACCTCACGATCACAGCCGACTATTTCAATATCAAGATCAACGACCGGATTCTGCTCGGAGCCACATTCGACGACGACTCGACGCTCGCGATCCTGGGGCGCGGCGGTTACTCCGGTATCGCCGGCGTCCAGTATTTTACGAACGGCCTGGACACCCGCACCCAAGGCGTCGACGTGAACGCCGATCTCCACCTCCCCCTAGGCGGGACCAAGAAGCTCGGGATCGCGGCCGGCGCCAACTACACGAAGAACAAGATCACCCGCGTCGATCCGCTTCCCGCCGTTCTCGCGAATTCGGCGGAAACCGGGCTGCTGGACGTTGTGACGCGTGTCGCGATCGAAGAGGAGCGGCCGGACTGGAGAGGAACGCTGACGGCCGACTTCTCGGACGGAGAGTTTCATGCGCTCGGACGGGGCTCCTACTACGGCCGCTTCGCCTCGGCGCAGCCAGGCTATTGCGACGATTGTCGCGAGACGTACGGAGCCAAGACGCTTGTCGACGCGGAGGTGGGATACAAATTCAGCTCGATGGATCTCTCGATCGGAGCGCGCAACCTCTTCGACACGTATCCGGACCATCCCCTGGACGACGCCAACAACAATGGCGGCACGTTCCCGTGGGCGGCGGCCTCGCCCTTCGGATACAACGGCCGCTACGTCTACGTTCGATCCGCGATCCCGTTGACGCGGTAG
- a CDS encoding CHRD domain-containing protein — MSRIRNLGLVVATLLLVGVPLMAHAETKVFRAHLTGDQVVPARVTQANGQAHFAVSQDQAQVEFRVTVTNIENVVAAHIFLGAPGENGAIVATLYGPVAPAGGKKTGVLATGTITASNLVGSLAGRPMSELIAAMKAGTAYVSVLTDDGQGAPDEKPGDFSTGEIRGQIQ; from the coding sequence ATGTCTCGAATCCGCAATCTCGGTTTGGTAGTTGCAACCTTGCTCTTGGTTGGTGTGCCGCTCATGGCTCATGCCGAAACGAAGGTGTTCAGGGCTCACTTAACCGGAGACCAAGTGGTGCCGGCGAGGGTGACCCAGGCCAACGGGCAGGCACACTTCGCGGTCAGCCAGGATCAGGCTCAGGTGGAGTTCCGCGTCACCGTGACGAACATTGAGAACGTTGTTGCGGCTCACATCTTCCTCGGCGCGCCCGGAGAGAATGGGGCGATCGTCGCGACCCTCTACGGGCCCGTTGCGCCAGCCGGCGGCAAGAAGACCGGCGTTCTGGCAACGGGAACGATCACCGCTTCGAACCTCGTCGGCAGCCTTGCTGGCCGGCCGATGTCCGAGCTGATCGCCGCTATGAAGGCCGGCACCGCGTACGTGAGCGTTCTCACGGACGACGGCCAGGGAGCGCCGGATGAGAAGCCGGGCGATTTCTCGACCGGAGAGATCCGCGGTCAGATCCAGTAA